Part of the Candidatus Bathyarchaeota archaeon genome, ATAGGGATGTAAGTAAGTCTGCGGAAGCCATTAAGGAAAGCCTAGGAATCGAGGTTTTAAAGGTATCTCCTGACAAGCTTAACCGATACTACCGGGAGGCTAGCCTGGAGGAGGCTGAGAAGTGGGCGGATAAGTGGATAAGCGAAGCCCTGAGGGTGGTCGAGCCTAGCAGGGATGAGATAGTTAAAGCCGGCAGGATGTACTTGGCGATGAAGAGGCTCCTCATGGAGGAGAACGCCTCGGCTATAACCGTAGACTGCCTGAACCTGGTGTACTCTGGGCGGCTTGAGGCTTATCCATGCCTAGGATTCTTCCAGCTCAACAACGAAGGGTTCATAGGTGCGTGTGAAGCCGACCTAAACTCCACGGCGGCGATGCTCATAATCAAACACCTGACAGGAGAGCCTAGCTTCATCTCAGACCCCGTGTTCGACCTGTCCAAGGGATGGATAATATACGCGCACTGCGTAGCCCCCAGCAGGGTCTACGGACCCGGCGGCGGTTCAAACCCCTACATCATAAGGTCCCACGCCGAGGATAGACGGGGTGCATCCATCCAGTCGCTTATGCCTCTCGGAGAGGAGGTTACGACGATCCAGGTGAACCCGTTCGAGAAGGCGATGACCGTGCATACGGGCAGGGCTGTAGCGAACATAGACGACGAGAAGGCCTGTAGAACCAAGCTGGCCGTGGAGGTTAAGGCCGACCGCATCCTAGAGAACTGGAGGTGGGGATGGCACAGGGTAACGTTCTACGGAAACTGGGCGAAAGAGGTCAAAAACCTAGCCAAGCTGATGGGGTTTAAAGTTTACCAAGAAGACCTATAAACTCCAATCTACCCCTTTTCTTTAAACCACCCCCGGCGGTTTGGGCTGTTAGGCTTATATCTCACCATAGGTGTTACTATTTTGGTGATACCATGGGTAGGTTAGTCACCGTTACGGCAAAAATCCCGGCTGAGCTTAAGGAGAGGTTGAAGAGGCTGGGGGTGAACGTGAGCGAGCTTATACGGAAAACCCTTGAGCTTGAGGTTGAGCGTTTAGAGCGGGAGAGGCTTAGAAAGATGGCGGAGGAGGCGGGAGAAATTCTCCAGAAGATCCCGGCCGAGGAACTTGTCGAAGCGGTTCGTATGGGCAGGGAGACCCGTTGAACAAGCCTTTACTCTTTGATGCTAGTAGTATTTTGACGCTTCTAAGGCTTCTCAGGGAGAAGGCTCCGGATCTACTCCGAGGAGGATCCACTATATCCTTAGCCTATTACGAGGTGGGAAATGCCTTATGGAGAGAACATCTCCTACTGAGGAGAATAACATCAAAAGAAGCCTCAAAAACCCTGAAAACCATATTCCTGATACTCGGGACGATGGATGTAATCGCGTTAAAAGACGAAAACTTCGGTGAAGCGGTCTTTAACTTAGCATCCAAACTAAACATCACATACTACGATGCATCATACCTAGCCGAGGCCTTAAAAACTGATAAAACGCTTGTCACAGACGACGGAAAGCTATCTACAGCCGCAAGACGCATAGGAGTAAAAACTCTAACGAGCAGAGACCTGTTCGAAAGTTATGAAGACAGATTAAGATTAAAATGATTTTTAT contains:
- a CDS encoding type II toxin-antitoxin system CcdA family antitoxin, with the translated sequence MGRLVTVTAKIPAELKERLKRLGVNVSELIRKTLELEVERLERERLRKMAEEAGEILQKIPAEELVEAVRMGRETR
- a CDS encoding type II toxin-antitoxin system VapC family toxin; protein product: MTLLRLLREKAPDLLRGGSTISLAYYEVGNALWREHLLLRRITSKEASKTLKTIFLILGTMDVIALKDENFGEAVFNLASKLNITYYDASYLAEALKTDKTLVTDDGKLSTAARRIGVKTLTSRDLFESYEDRLRLK